From one bacterium genomic stretch:
- a CDS encoding pseudouridine synthase → MDIRLQKIIAQAGIASRREAERLIEEGLVTVNGVRVTALGAKADPQKDAVKVRGKLITRREPPVYLVMHKPKNVLTAVRDEGEKGRTTVLDLLPAGRRRVFPIGRLDFDVEGALLLTNDGELAHRLAHPRYQIPRIYDAKVKGRPAEKALIRMVKVGSIPRGKRPPEPAKIRPLETKAAQNTWLRIELREGRYHHVKKMCEAAGHQVIKLVRRSFGGVNVSGLKPGEVRPLNGKELLHLRIITGLAQGEKESTARAGWAKAAPRPERSRKKRAVK, encoded by the coding sequence ATGGACATCCGACTTCAGAAGATCATCGCCCAGGCCGGGATCGCCTCGCGCCGCGAGGCCGAGCGCCTCATCGAGGAGGGCCTGGTGACGGTGAACGGGGTGCGCGTCACCGCCCTCGGGGCCAAGGCCGACCCCCAGAAGGACGCCGTCAAGGTCCGCGGCAAGCTCATCACCCGGCGCGAGCCCCCCGTCTATCTCGTTATGCACAAGCCGAAAAACGTTCTCACCGCGGTGCGGGACGAGGGGGAAAAGGGCCGGACGACGGTGCTCGATCTCCTGCCCGCCGGGAGGCGACGGGTCTTTCCGATCGGACGGCTCGACTTCGATGTGGAAGGAGCGCTGCTCCTCACGAACGACGGGGAACTCGCCCACCGGCTCGCCCATCCGCGCTACCAGATCCCGCGCATCTACGACGCCAAGGTGAAGGGCCGGCCCGCCGAGAAGGCCCTCATCCGGATGGTCAAGGTAGGCAGCATCCCGCGCGGCAAGCGCCCGCCCGAGCCTGCGAAGATCCGCCCCCTTGAGACGAAGGCGGCCCAGAACACCTGGCTGCGGATCGAGCTGCGCGAGGGCCGCTATCACCATGTCAAGAAGATGTGCGAGGCCGCCGGGCACCAGGTCATCAAGCTGGTGCGCCGCTCCTTCGGGGGGGTGAACGTCTCCGGCCTCAAGCCCGGCGAAGTGCGTCCCCTCAACGGGAAGGAGCTGCTCCACCTGCGGATCATCACCGGCCTCGCCCAGGGCGAGAAAGAATCTACCGCCCGCGCCGGCTGGGCAAAGGCCGCCCCGCGCCCGGAGCGGAGCCGCAAAAAACGAGCGGTAAAATGA
- a CDS encoding CDP-alcohol phosphatidyltransferase family protein gives MPINGTTGLTVATKITVTRILLIPVFVICLVYRRPGLALVVFALASLADAVDGHLARRRGEKTELGAMLDPMADKLLMFSAYIVLGRMGEIPPWLSIFVISRDVIISLGFLVLFLTVGFVTPRPSLLGKATTALQMLSIIAGLLAYAARIPGTPLLPLYILTGGLTVISGLHYTFFVGARMLAQRERAAKQNSAQPAER, from the coding sequence ATGCCAATCAACGGAACGACCGGCCTGACGGTGGCGACGAAGATTACGGTGACCCGGATTTTGCTCATCCCGGTTTTCGTGATCTGCCTGGTCTACAGGCGGCCCGGCCTCGCCCTCGTGGTGTTCGCCCTGGCGAGCCTGGCCGACGCCGTGGACGGCCATCTCGCCCGCCGGCGCGGCGAAAAAACCGAACTCGGGGCCATGCTCGACCCCATGGCCGACAAGCTGCTCATGTTCTCGGCCTATATTGTTCTCGGCCGCATGGGGGAGATACCTCCCTGGCTCTCCATCTTTGTCATCAGCCGGGATGTCATTATCAGCCTTGGATTCCTGGTTCTCTTTCTGACGGTCGGTTTTGTCACTCCGCGCCCGTCGCTTCTGGGAAAAGCCACGACCGCCCTGCAGATGCTCTCCATCATCGCGGGACTGCTGGCCTATGCCGCACGAATCCCGGGGACGCCTCTTCTCCCGCTCTACATCCTCACCGGAGGGCTGACGGTGATCTCGGGGCTGCACTACACATTCTTCGTGGGCGCGCGCATGCTGGCCCAGCGTGAGAGGGCGGCGAAACAAAATTCGGCCCAGCCGGCGGAAAGGTAA
- a CDS encoding AI-2E family transporter — protein sequence MDTNPAPPLFTWKRIWLFLVLIAAVWILSSARAVLTPLVAAFILAYLLNPIATILEKRCRIPRTGGVLLIIVALGVIMVLLWLSVAPLVERQIVVFGRRLPGYLQVLEGWVESLLTRFQIVPAAEVKKFVSENLTALGRLPLDALQTGGSVLLRTTRGLISIVQGLVFLLLIPVMMFYILRDISFFSDTFFHYIHPDYRREVRRRLQRLDEVLGSFIKGQLIVGLILSVLYSIGFFIVDVPLWLILGIFVGLISMFPYVEWIVGLPAVVALTALQHQDWLHILGALIVFAIISPIAGMYLIPRVVGGKVGLHPVVVLASVLIGGELLGFAGILLAVPLAAAIKVGLEALHDYYIGN from the coding sequence ATGGATACAAACCCGGCACCTCCGCTTTTCACCTGGAAGCGCATCTGGCTCTTTCTCGTGCTGATCGCCGCGGTGTGGATCCTCTCGAGCGCCCGTGCGGTGCTCACCCCGCTCGTCGCGGCTTTCATTCTCGCCTATCTGCTGAATCCGATCGCCACCATCCTCGAGAAGCGCTGCCGCATCCCCCGGACGGGGGGCGTCCTCCTCATCATCGTGGCGCTGGGCGTGATCATGGTGCTGCTCTGGTTGAGCGTGGCCCCGCTCGTAGAAAGACAGATCGTCGTCTTCGGGCGGCGCCTCCCCGGCTACCTGCAGGTTCTCGAGGGATGGGTGGAGAGCCTTCTCACGCGGTTCCAGATTGTTCCCGCCGCCGAGGTAAAGAAGTTCGTCTCTGAAAATCTGACCGCGCTCGGGAGACTCCCCCTCGACGCCCTGCAGACGGGCGGGAGCGTCCTCCTGCGGACGACCCGGGGGCTGATCTCCATCGTCCAGGGTCTCGTGTTCCTCCTGCTGATACCGGTCATGATGTTCTACATTCTGCGGGACATCAGCTTTTTCTCGGACACGTTCTTCCATTACATCCATCCCGACTACCGCAGGGAGGTCCGGCGGCGGCTCCAGCGGCTCGACGAGGTGCTCGGCTCCTTCATCAAGGGCCAGCTCATCGTCGGCCTGATTCTTTCGGTGCTCTACTCGATCGGATTTTTTATTGTCGACGTGCCGCTCTGGCTCATCCTCGGCATCTTCGTCGGGCTGATCAGCATGTTCCCCTACGTCGAGTGGATCGTCGGGCTCCCGGCGGTGGTGGCGCTCACCGCCCTCCAGCACCAGGACTGGCTCCACATCCTGGGGGCGCTCATCGTGTTCGCCATCATCTCGCCCATCGCCGGGATGTATCTGATCCCCCGCGTCGTCGGCGGGAAGGTGGGGCTGCATCCGGTGGTGGTGCTCGCCTCGGTGCTCATCGGGGGCGAACTGCTCGGCTTCGCCGGCATTTTGCTCGCCGTCCCCCTCGCGGCCGCGATCAAGGTCGGCCTGGAGGCGCTGCACGACTACTACATCGGCAATTGA